The uncultured Cohaesibacter sp. region TTTCAACCATCGTTTGCGGACCGGGTTCTATTGATCAAGCCCACAAAGCCAATGAATTTATCAAAGTTTCTGAAGTCGACAAAGCGGTAGACTTTATTACCAAATTGATCGCGCTTCAGACAAAAAGCTGAATCACATGAAGGTCGCTTGTACAAAAGTGGTATTTGGCCTTGTACTAAATGTGATCGCGTAACAAACTGCAACCCACCGAGCAAAAATCGTTATCTTTTATCAAAAAGGGAACAGCAAATGACATTAATGAGAAAATCACTGTTGGTAGCGGCTGCTATCGGCGCCCTTGCAATCGCCGCTCCTTCGCAAGCACAGACTTTCAAATATGCCTTTCAGGGCGACATGGGCTCTTTGGATCCATATAGCCTCAACGAGACTTTTACGCTCGGCTTCCAGGGCAACTTCTACGAAGCACTGACCGCCTATGATGAAAATCTGAAGCTCATCCCTGCTTTGGCTACATCTTGGGAAAACCCGGAACCAAACAAATGGATTTTCCATCTGCGTGAAGGCGTGAAGTTCCATAACGGAAACGACTTCACCGCTGATGACGTTATCTTCTCTTGGAAGCGTGCCCAGACCGACGGCTCCGACCTTCGTGGCCGTGCTGGTCAGATCGCTAGCATGACCAAAGTGGATGACTACACCATCGAGGCAACCACTGGTCAGCCAAATGCTGTTCTGATGCAGGATCTCACCTTCCTCTACATCATGGATAAAGAGTGGAGTGAAGAACACGACACGCTCGAAGCCACCAGCCCAAGTGATACAAACACGAACAACTACGCCAACCTTAATGAAAACGGCACCGGCCCATTCATGGTTGTTGAGCGTCAGCCAGACGTAAAAACCAAACTGGTTCGTTTTGATGGCTACTGGAAAGACATCAAATCCAACGTCAAGGAAGTTGAGTTTACTCCGATTACGCAGGCTTCTACCCGCGTGGCTGCTCTGATTTCCGGCGAAATGGATCTGGTTTATCCGGTTGCTGTTCAGGACTGGAAACGTCTTGAAGAAGCTGAAGGTGTTGCTCCGCTGACCGGTCCTGAAGCCCGCACGATCTTCCTTGGTATGGATCAGGAGCGCGACGAGTTGCTCTATTCCAACATCAAGGGCAAGAACCCGTTCAAGGATCAGAAAGTGCGTGCAGCCTTTGCACATGCAATCAACCTTGATGCGATCAAGAAGAAGATCATGCGCGGTTCTTCCACACCGGCAGGTATTCTGATTGCTCCGCAGATCAACGGCTTCAACGCTGAAATCGCAAAGCCATATAGCTATGATCCGAAACTCTCCAAGAAACTGCTTGAAGAAGCCGGATATCCTGATGGCTTTGAAGTTGGTATGGATTGCCCGAACGACCGTTATGTCAACGACGAGAAGGTCTGTCAGGCTGTCGCTTCCATGCTGGCAAAAGTTGGCGTGAAAGTTGACCTGAACGCTCAGCCAAAATCCAAATATTTCGCCAAGATCCTCGCAACTGGTGGCTTTGACACCAGCTTCTACCTGCTTGGTTGGACCCCAGGTTCCATCGATGCGCACAACGCTATCCTGAACCTGATGCATTCTGTCGACAAAGACGCTCAGAAAGGCATGTTCAACCTGGGTCACTATTCCAATGCTCGCGTCGATGAACTGACTGACGAGATCGGCAAAGAAACCGATCCTGCAAAGCGTCAGGCAATGCTCGACGAAGCATTCCAGATCGTCAAAGACGAAGTCGGCTATCTGCCACTGCACCAGCAGCCTCTCTCTTGGGGTATTCGCGAAGGTGTTACCGTGCCACAACGCGCCGACAACGTTCTCGACTTCCGCAACGTTGTTCTTCCTGAATAACAATAACAACAACATCGCCCGGGCATCGCAGAATGCCCGGGTTTTTGCTTGAAGATGATCTTCAGGCAAACAACTCGATCTCAGGGAGCAAATTCCGTGATTTCATTCATCGTGAAACGGCTGCTGCAAAGTGTGTTGGTTATGCTGACCGTAGCATTCGTCGCCTTTGCGCTCTTCAACTATGTCGGCGACCCGATCAGCAATATGGTTGGTCAGGACACGACTTTTGCAGAGCGTGAGCAATTGCGAGAACAGCTTGGTCTAAATGATCCATTCATCGTGCAATTCGGGCGCTTTGTCGGCAAGGCGGTGCAGGGCGACTTCGGTCTTTCCTATCACCATAAACAGCCTGTCAGCGATCTGATTGCCGAGCGTATGCCTGCAACATTAGAGCTGTCCTTCATTTCGGCCTTGATGTCCCTATTATTGGGCATCCCGTTAGGGGTCTATACAGCTTTGCATCGAGACAGCATCATTTCAAAACTGATCATGACAGGATCTTTGATTGGTGTGTCTCTACCGACGTTCCTTATCGGTATTTTGATGATCCTGCTGTTTGGTGTCGTTTGGCGCGTCTTGCCAACTTTCGGGCGCGGAGATGTCGTCCATCTTGGATGGTGGTCCACCGGCTTGCTCACCGAGTCCGGCCTCAAATCCATCATCATGCCAGCCTTTACTCTGGCCCTGTTCCAGATGACGTTGATCATGCGCCTTGTTCGGGCTGAAATGCTGGAAATCCTGCGCACAGACTTCATCAAGTTTGCCAGAGCGCGTGGACTGCCCAAACGGTCTGTCAATTATCGCCACGCCCTGAAAAACACGCTCGTTCCGGTGATTACGATTACCGGTCTGCAAATCGGGTCCATTATCGCATTTGCGATTATCACCGAAAGCGTTTTCCAGTGGCCGGGTATGGGGCTCCTGTTCATTCAGGCCATCAGTGACGTCGATATTCCGATCATGGCGGCTTATCTGGTGATGATTGCCCTGTTCTTTGTGGTCATCAACCTGATTGTTGACGTTTTGTATTTCCTCGTTGATCCGCGCTTGCGCGTAGACCGCGTATCAAGCGGTCGATGAGAGGTGTCCCAATGGTAAATCAGGAATTCTTCCAATGAAACAAGCCCTGAAACGGTTTTTTGACGGCGACCTTTGGTACAGCTTCTCCCATTCGCCTATCGTTATCCTGTCTGCGGTGGTGACACTTCTCATCATTCTGGCAGCCATCTTTGCCCCCTGGATTGCTCCGCACAATCCATTCGATCTCGCTGCGATCGACATCATGGATTCCAACCTGCCACCGGCATGGAACGAGTTCGATGGCGACATCCGCTTCTTGCTCGGAACGGATGACCAGGGACGCGATATTCTCTCGACCATTCTATATGGTGCCCGTATTTCGCTTTTGGTCGGCTTCGCGTCGGTTGCCTTCTCTGTTGTACTCGGTGTCGGCCTTGGCCTCATCAGTGGTTATGTCGGCGGCCGCACAGACACTTTCATCATGCGTATTGCTGACGTTCAGCTGTCTTTTCCGGCAATTTTGATCGCGCTACTGATTGACGGTGTCGCCCGCGGTATCTTCCCACGCGAGCTGCATGATGAGCTGGCGGTCTATGTCTTGATCTTCGCCATCGGTATCTCAGGTTGGGTGCAATATGCCCGTACGGTTCGTGGAGCGACCATGGTGGAGAAGGGCAAGGAATACGTTCAGGCGGCTCGCGTCATCGGCATTCGCCCGGGCACGATCCTGTTCCGCCATATTCTGCCAAACGTTACCGGTCCGGTTCTGGTTATCGGTACGATCCATCTCGCCCTTGCCATCATTACAGAAGCGACGTTGAGCTTTCTGGGTGTTGGCGTTCCGCCAACCACACCATCGCTGGGCACCTTGATCCGTATTGGTAACGATTATCTCTTCTCTGGAGAATGGTGGATCACGATCTTCCCCGGTGTTGCTCTCATCCTGCTCGTCCTTGCCGTCAACCTTCTTGGTGATTGGCTGCGTGATGCGCTCAATCCAAAACTGCGATAAGGCGAGGTGGATCAATTATGACTCTTTTGGAAGTAAAAGATCTCCGTATCGAATTCCCCAGCCGTCGTGGCACAATGGTTGCCGTGGACAAGGTGAATTTGCATGTCAATCCCGGTGAAGTGCTGGGTGTGGTCGGGGAATCCGGTGCTGGCAAGTCGACAATCGGCAATGCTGTGATCGGTCTGCTGGAGCCTCCCGGGCGTATGGCTGCCGGTGAAGTTTATCTTCAGGGCGAGCGCATCGACAATCTTAGCGATAACGCCAAGCGCAAGCTGCGTGGCAAGCGCATTGGTATGATTTTTCAGGATCCGCTAACGTCCCTCGATCCCCTTCAGACCATCGAGAAGCAACTGGTGGAAACCATCTTGCTGCATCTCGATCTGAATGAGAATGAAGCCCAAAAACGTGCCGTTGATCTTCTTCGTCAGGTCGGCATTCCCGATCCGGAACATCGGGTCAAGCAATATCCGCATCAATTCTCTGGCGGTATGCGTCAGCGCGTGGTGATTGCTCTGGCCCTTTGTGCTGAGCCCGAAGTGATCATTGCCGACGAACCGACAACCGCACTGGACGTCTCTATCCAGGCTCAGATCCTTGAACTGATCAAGAAGCTCTGCATCGAGAAGAATGTCGGTATGATGATCATTACCCATGACATGGGTGTCATTGCTGATGTGACCGACCGCGTTGCTGTCATGTATCGTGGCAATCTGGTGGAAGAGGGCCCAACGTCCAAGATTCTTGGTGATCCGGACCATCCTTACACACAGAGCCTGATCAGTGCTGTGCCGCGCCCGGACAAGCGTCTGGATCGGTTCCCGCTGGTCGAATATATCGAGTCTGCCGGTGAAGCGAAAAAGAGCCTTGATGTTGCCAACCATTGGCTGGGTCAGGCGCGTGACTTTGGTGACCATTATACTGGTCCGCTTATTCACGTCGAGAATCTCTTTATGCGGTTCTTGACCAAGAACTCCATGTTCAAGAGCAAGCGGGAATATTTCGACGCGGTGAAAGACGCCAACTTCGAAATCAACTCGGGCGAGATCTTTGGTCTTGTTGGAGAGAGTGGCAGTGGTAAATCTACCATCGCTCGCATGATTTCCGGCCTTTATACACCAGCGGAAGGCAGCATCTATTTTGCCGGCACGGATCTGACCCAGATTACGACCGAGAAAAAGCGTGACTATTTCCGCCGCCAGATGCAAATGATCTTCCAGGATCCATTCTCTTCGCTTAACCCGCGTAAGAAGGTGCTGGATATCGTTGCTGAGCCGATCCGTTTCCATGGTTTGGCTGGCTCACGGGCTGAAACGGAGACCATCGTACGCGATTTGCTCGATCATGTTGGCCTGGGTGACAAAGCGGCGCTCAAATATCCGCATGAATTCTCGGGTGGGCAGCGTCAGCGTATTTCCATTGCACGCGCATTGGCAACACGGCCTCGCTTCCTCATCTGTGACGAGCCGACATCTGCTTTGGACGTGTCCATTCAGGCCCAAATCCTCAACTTGCTGAAGGATTTGCAAGCTGAATTGGGTCTGACCATGCTCTTTATCAGTCATGACCTACCGGTCATTCGCCAGATGTGCGACAAGGTCGGCGTTATGCGTCACGGCCAGTTGCTGGAAGTGGCGGACACCGAACAGTTGTTTGAAAATCCGCAGCATGAATATTCTCAGCATCTGCTTGAACTGATGCCCAAGCTGAGCAATGTGAAAGCGGCTTGATCAGACATCGGAGATTGAATGCAGTTTAAAAGGCGCAGCTTCGGCTGCGCTTTTTTATTGGCAGAAGAAGGTGGCGCCACTGTGCGAATTAAAATTCTCGCAGTTTTTTCGATCTTCGGAGAAATCCCAAACATGATTTTGCGTAAAGAGCAGGAAGTTTCATAGGCCTTTCGGCACCGTTATGACCGGCGATATGATGCCGTTCTTTAAGCTAAGAAAGCATGCTTTCGAGGCCGAAAAGATTTCTGTAATTGGGGGGTGGCGAATCACCCTTGTTAGGGTGTTATAACTTTACATTGAAAGTTGACGTTGAAACTCGGATGGAGATTTGAAGGCTCTTTCAAAGGTTCTATACGCGCTAGAATGGCAAGGAGATTTTTCCTAACTGGGGAAAACTGCCAATATATCTGCTCACTTGATACGCAATAAGCGAAGGCATTTGCTTAAAAGTTGCCATTTTTGCCTCGTTTCAACCACAGTGCTTGTCTTTTATGCAGAAGCATTTGACGATAGTTTTTAGTAGTTCAAATTTTGACGGTACCTGCCGTGGAAAAACAAGGCATCTGTATACTTTTGTGACATATCAGGCGCGTAAGAAGGCAATAGTTTGCGATTTTTAAAGCATGAATGCGCAATAAGGTATCATGATTGCATACTGACATCTGGAGGACAGCCTCCGGTATCGCCAATGGCTATATAACAACTGGACGTTCGGGCTCATGAACACAAAGATTTTCCAAATCAAGCTAAAGCAAGAAGTTCTCCGGCATCTCAAATATTCTTTGGGTAAGGATCAAGGGCACGCAACGCCTTACGATTGGCGTATGTCCCTGTCTCTGGCTCTGCGCGATATCGTCGTTGATCCATGGTTTGATAGCACCCGCAAAACCTATGACAGCAACGCTAAGCGCGTCTATTACCTGTCTATGGAGTTCCTGATCGGGCGTCTTATTGAAGATGTGGCCATCAACCTCGGCTTTGAAGATGTCGCACGCGAAACGATGCGTGAGTTCGGTCAGGACTATGATGCCATTGTTGCCAACGAACCTGACGCCGCTCTCGGCAACGGCGGGTTGGGACGCTTGGCGGCCTGTTTCCTCGATTCCTTGGCAACGTTGGGCATTCCCGCTCATGGCTATGGCATTCGCTATGAACACGGCCTATTCGAGCAGCATTTTGAAAATGGTGCGCAGGTAGAAACTGCCGAAGGCTGGCTCGCTCAGCGCAACGTTTGGGAATTCGAACGCCCGGAAGTGGCTTATATCATCGCCTTTGGTGGTCATGTGAGTGAAACAGATGGCCGTGCTGTTTGGTATCCTGCTGAAACCGTCAAAGCACAGGCTTATGATGCTCCAGCCCTAGGCTGGCAAGCGCGTTGGTGCAACACCTTGCGTCTTTGGTCCGCCAAACCGACCCGCGCCTTCGACCTTGAAAGCTTCAACCGGGGCGATTTCCTTGCGGCGAGTGCGCCGGAAGCCTTGGCGCGGACCATTTCCCGCGTCTTGTACCCCGACGACACCACAGACACCGGTAAAGAGCTGCGTCTGAAGCAAGAATATTTCTTTACCTCTGCGTCCATTCAGGATCTGATCCGACGTTATCGTTCCACCAACGATGATCTGCGCGATTTGCCCAAAAAGGCAGCGATCCAGCTCAACGATACGCACCCGGCCATCGCAGGCCCCGAATTGGTGCGCTTGCTTACCGATATTCATGGCATCGAAATCCATGAATCCATAGATATCGCTCGCAAATGTCTTGGCTATACCAACCATACGCTTCTGCCAGAAGCGTTGGAGCGTTGGCCTGAACATCTGTTCGCACGCATTCTGCCGCGTCATTACCGCATCATTGAAATCATTCAGGATCAGCATCTCAAAGATACGGGTTCTGACATCCGCATCATCAAGGATGGCAACGTCAATATGGGTGAGTTGGCCTTTATCATGGCAACCCATGTCAATGGCGTTTCAGCTCTGCATACCGAGCTGGTCAAAGAAACCGTCTTTGGCGATCTGCACAAGGTCTATCCGAAACGGATTATCAACGAGACCAACGGCATCACGCCGCGTCGTTGGCTGTACGATTGCAACAAACCGCTTCGCAATCTAATCAACTCCACCATCGGCATTGAATGGCCGGATGATTTGGAACAGCTGGAACGCCTGGCACCTTACGCAGACGATGCCGCTTTCCAGGAAGAATTCCATAAGGCGAAGCTCGAGAATAAACGGCGTTTCATCAACTGGCTCTCCGACATCCGTGACATTCAGATTGATCCAAACGCAATGCTCGACATTCAGGTGAAGCGTATTCACGAGTATAAGCGTCAGCTGATGAATCTGATCGAAGCGGTTGCCTACTGGAATGAGATCAAGGAGAACCCGAATAAAGACTGGACGCCTCGCGTCAAGGTCTTTGGCGGCAAGGCAGCTCCGGGCTATGAAGTGGCCAAAAAGATCATTCACCTCATCAATGATGTTGCCAATGTCATCAACAATGATCCGGCAACCAAGGACTATCTCCAGATCGTATTCCCTGAAAACTACAATGTGTCCATGGCAGAGATCCTCATGCCAGCGGCAGATCTGTCTGAGCAGATTTCTACAGCCGGCAAGGAAGCGTCAGGCACGGGGAATATGAAATTTGCACTGAACGGTGCCTTGACGATCGGTACACTGGATGGTGCCAACGTTGAAATTCGCGATCATGTGGGGGCTGAAAACTTCTTCCTGTTTGGATTGACTGCAGAAGAAGTAGAAGAACGCCGTCATCAGCCTGAATATTCTCGCCGAGCCATCGAAGCCAGCCCGCGTCTTTACCGTGTGCTGAACCAGATTGCCAGTGGTGTATTCTCGCCGGATGAACCTCATCGCTACGGGTCTATTGTGCAGATGATGTATGAGAGTGACTACTTCCTTGTGACTTGTGATTTCGACGACTATTTCGACACACAGCGCAAGGTCGACAAAGCCTATCTCGACACCAAGGAATGGACCCGCAAGACGATTTTGAACACGGCCAATATGGGCTGGTTCTCATCTGATCGCACCATCAAAGGCTATGCAAAAGACATTTGGGGTGCCAAATCTCTATATGAGCGCTAACCGCTAACACTGACCCGACGGCGAAATTTGAGCCTTCGCCGTCGGGGTCATAAAATTATGACAAAAATCCGATTTTTTAAAGAATATCAACTTCTGCGACAAATTGGCGGTATGAAATTCTAGGTTAAAAAAACAAAGGGATACTACCCACCTGGCAGTTCCATTTGCGGATCACATGCTCTAGCGTAAAAGTAACAAAGGGGGAGCAGGGCGATGACGACATATACTTCAAAAAGAGACGCTCA contains the following coding sequences:
- a CDS encoding ABC transporter ATP-binding protein — protein: MTLLEVKDLRIEFPSRRGTMVAVDKVNLHVNPGEVLGVVGESGAGKSTIGNAVIGLLEPPGRMAAGEVYLQGERIDNLSDNAKRKLRGKRIGMIFQDPLTSLDPLQTIEKQLVETILLHLDLNENEAQKRAVDLLRQVGIPDPEHRVKQYPHQFSGGMRQRVVIALALCAEPEVIIADEPTTALDVSIQAQILELIKKLCIEKNVGMMIITHDMGVIADVTDRVAVMYRGNLVEEGPTSKILGDPDHPYTQSLISAVPRPDKRLDRFPLVEYIESAGEAKKSLDVANHWLGQARDFGDHYTGPLIHVENLFMRFLTKNSMFKSKREYFDAVKDANFEINSGEIFGLVGESGSGKSTIARMISGLYTPAEGSIYFAGTDLTQITTEKKRDYFRRQMQMIFQDPFSSLNPRKKVLDIVAEPIRFHGLAGSRAETETIVRDLLDHVGLGDKAALKYPHEFSGGQRQRISIARALATRPRFLICDEPTSALDVSIQAQILNLLKDLQAELGLTMLFISHDLPVIRQMCDKVGVMRHGQLLEVADTEQLFENPQHEYSQHLLELMPKLSNVKAA
- a CDS encoding ABC transporter substrate-binding protein, with translation MRKSLLVAAAIGALAIAAPSQAQTFKYAFQGDMGSLDPYSLNETFTLGFQGNFYEALTAYDENLKLIPALATSWENPEPNKWIFHLREGVKFHNGNDFTADDVIFSWKRAQTDGSDLRGRAGQIASMTKVDDYTIEATTGQPNAVLMQDLTFLYIMDKEWSEEHDTLEATSPSDTNTNNYANLNENGTGPFMVVERQPDVKTKLVRFDGYWKDIKSNVKEVEFTPITQASTRVAALISGEMDLVYPVAVQDWKRLEEAEGVAPLTGPEARTIFLGMDQERDELLYSNIKGKNPFKDQKVRAAFAHAINLDAIKKKIMRGSSTPAGILIAPQINGFNAEIAKPYSYDPKLSKKLLEEAGYPDGFEVGMDCPNDRYVNDEKVCQAVASMLAKVGVKVDLNAQPKSKYFAKILATGGFDTSFYLLGWTPGSIDAHNAILNLMHSVDKDAQKGMFNLGHYSNARVDELTDEIGKETDPAKRQAMLDEAFQIVKDEVGYLPLHQQPLSWGIREGVTVPQRADNVLDFRNVVLPE
- a CDS encoding ABC transporter permease; the encoded protein is MKQALKRFFDGDLWYSFSHSPIVILSAVVTLLIILAAIFAPWIAPHNPFDLAAIDIMDSNLPPAWNEFDGDIRFLLGTDDQGRDILSTILYGARISLLVGFASVAFSVVLGVGLGLISGYVGGRTDTFIMRIADVQLSFPAILIALLIDGVARGIFPRELHDELAVYVLIFAIGISGWVQYARTVRGATMVEKGKEYVQAARVIGIRPGTILFRHILPNVTGPVLVIGTIHLALAIITEATLSFLGVGVPPTTPSLGTLIRIGNDYLFSGEWWITIFPGVALILLVLAVNLLGDWLRDALNPKLR
- a CDS encoding ABC transporter permease is translated as MISFIVKRLLQSVLVMLTVAFVAFALFNYVGDPISNMVGQDTTFAEREQLREQLGLNDPFIVQFGRFVGKAVQGDFGLSYHHKQPVSDLIAERMPATLELSFISALMSLLLGIPLGVYTALHRDSIISKLIMTGSLIGVSLPTFLIGILMILLFGVVWRVLPTFGRGDVVHLGWWSTGLLTESGLKSIIMPAFTLALFQMTLIMRLVRAEMLEILRTDFIKFARARGLPKRSVNYRHALKNTLVPVITITGLQIGSIIAFAIITESVFQWPGMGLLFIQAISDVDIPIMAAYLVMIALFFVVINLIVDVLYFLVDPRLRVDRVSSGR
- a CDS encoding glycogen/starch/alpha-glucan phosphorylase — translated: MNTKIFQIKLKQEVLRHLKYSLGKDQGHATPYDWRMSLSLALRDIVVDPWFDSTRKTYDSNAKRVYYLSMEFLIGRLIEDVAINLGFEDVARETMREFGQDYDAIVANEPDAALGNGGLGRLAACFLDSLATLGIPAHGYGIRYEHGLFEQHFENGAQVETAEGWLAQRNVWEFERPEVAYIIAFGGHVSETDGRAVWYPAETVKAQAYDAPALGWQARWCNTLRLWSAKPTRAFDLESFNRGDFLAASAPEALARTISRVLYPDDTTDTGKELRLKQEYFFTSASIQDLIRRYRSTNDDLRDLPKKAAIQLNDTHPAIAGPELVRLLTDIHGIEIHESIDIARKCLGYTNHTLLPEALERWPEHLFARILPRHYRIIEIIQDQHLKDTGSDIRIIKDGNVNMGELAFIMATHVNGVSALHTELVKETVFGDLHKVYPKRIINETNGITPRRWLYDCNKPLRNLINSTIGIEWPDDLEQLERLAPYADDAAFQEEFHKAKLENKRRFINWLSDIRDIQIDPNAMLDIQVKRIHEYKRQLMNLIEAVAYWNEIKENPNKDWTPRVKVFGGKAAPGYEVAKKIIHLINDVANVINNDPATKDYLQIVFPENYNVSMAEILMPAADLSEQISTAGKEASGTGNMKFALNGALTIGTLDGANVEIRDHVGAENFFLFGLTAEEVEERRHQPEYSRRAIEASPRLYRVLNQIASGVFSPDEPHRYGSIVQMMYESDYFLVTCDFDDYFDTQRKVDKAYLDTKEWTRKTILNTANMGWFSSDRTIKGYAKDIWGAKSLYER